A window of the Caretta caretta isolate rCarCar2 chromosome 21, rCarCar1.hap1, whole genome shotgun sequence genome harbors these coding sequences:
- the RBBP5 gene encoding retinoblastoma-binding protein 5 isoform X3, whose translation MALTCTFNRWGTLLAVGCNDGRIVIWDFLTRGIAKIISAHIHPVCSLCWSRDGHKLVSASTDNIVSQWDVLSGDCDQRFRFPSPILKVQYHPRDQNRVLVCPMKSAPVMLTLSDSKHVVLPVDDDSDLNVVASFDRRGEYIYTGNAKGKILVLKTDTQDLVASFRVTTGTSNTTAIKSIEFARKGSCFLINTADRIIRVYDGREILTCGRDGEPEPMQKLQDLVNRTPWKKCCFSGDGEYIVAGSARQHALYIWEKSIGNLVKILHGTRGELLLDVAWHPVRPIIASISSGVVSIWAQNQVENWSAFAPDFKELDENVEYEERESEFDIEDEDKSEPEQTGADAAEDEEVDVTSVDPIAAFCSSDEELEDSKALLYLPIAPEVEDPEENPYGPPPDAVQTSLTDEGIGSEKKRQSSSDGPQPPKKKPKMTNIELQGVPNDEVHPLLGVKGDGKSKKKQAGRPKGSKGKEKDSPFKPKLYKGDRGALPLEGAAKGKVQAEMGQPLTAGGAISELL comes from the exons ATGGCTTTGACGTGTACCTTTAACAGGTGGGGCACTCTGCTTGCAGTGGGCTGTAACGATGGCCGCATTGTCATCTGGGACTTCTTGACGAGAGGCATAGCCAAAATCATAAGTGCCCATATCCACCCTGTCTGTTCTTTATG CTGGAGTCGAGATGGTCACAAATTGGTGAGTGCTTCAACTGATAACATCGTATCACAATGGGATGTTCTGTCTGGAGACTGTGACCAGAGGTTTCGGTTCCCTTCACCCATCTTGAAAGTTCAGTATCACCCCCGAGACCA AAACAGGGTTTTGGTGTGTCCCATGAAATCTGCGCCAGTGATGCTAACACTGTCTGATTCAAAACATGTTGTTCTACCCGTGGATGATGACTCTGATCTGAACGTGGTGGCCTCTTTCGACAGGCGAGGGGAATATATCTATACAGGCAATGCCAAGGGGAAG ATCTTGGTCTTAAAAACAGATACTCAGGATCTGGTTGCTTCCTTCAGAGTAACAACTGGAACCAGCAACACCACAGCTATTAAATCAATAGAATTTGCCCGGAAAGGAAG CTGCTTTTTAATAAACACAGCTGACCGAATAATCAGGGTTTATGATGGTCGGGAAATACTAACCTGTGGGCGAGATGGAGAGCCTGAGCCAATGCAGAAGCTGCAGGATTTAGTAAACAG GACACCGTGGAAGAAGTGTTGTTTCTCTGGGGATGGGGAGTACATAGTGGCAGGATCAGCACGGCAGCATGCCCTTTACATCTGGGAGAAGAGCATTGGAAATCTAGTGAAAATCCTTCATGGGACCAGAGGAGAACTGTTGCTAGATGTAGCA TGGCATCCTGTCCGACCAATCATCGCTTCCATTTCCAGTGGTGTTGTATCAATATGGGCTCAGAATCAAGTG GAAAACTGGAGTGCCTTTGCGCCTGACTTTAAAGAGTTGGATGAAAACGTGGAGTATGAAGAGAGGGAGTCAGAGTTTGACATTGAGGATGAAGATAAGAGTGAGCCAGAGCAGACAG gtgctgatGCTGCAGAGGATGAGGAAGTGGATGTAACCAGTGTAGATCCTATTGCTGCCTTCTGTagcag TGATGAAGAACTGGAGGACTCCAAAGCGTTGCTGTATTTACCTATTGCTCCTGAAGTGGAAGACCCAGAAGAAAACCCTTATGGACCCCCACCTGATGCTGTCCAGACCTCCCTAACTGATGAGGGAATAGGCTCTGAGAAGAAGAGGCAGTCATCATCTGATGGACCTCAGCCACCAAAGAAGAAACCCAAAATGACCAACATTGAACTGCAAGGAGTACCTAATGATG AAGTCCATCCGCTGCTGGGTGTGAAGGGAGATGGTAAATCCAAGAAGAAGCAAGCAGGCAGGCCTAAAGGATCAAAAGGTAAAGAGAAAGATTCTCCATTTAAACCGAAACTCTACAAAGGGGACAGAGGTGCTTTACCTCTGGAAGGAGCAGCGAAGGGTAAAGTGCAGGCGGAGATGGGACAGCCTTTGACAG CAGGTGGtgcaatctcagaactgttatga